A genomic segment from Flavobacterium sp. 9R encodes:
- a CDS encoding DUF2911 domain-containing protein produces the protein MKLQHKSLVFFFSLLMSTFSFAQKKVASPAETVTGKINGATITIKYGSPSVKGRAIWGALVPYDKVWRAGANDATTFETDKAISIEGKQLPAGKYSFFVIPNEKESIVIFNKEAKQWGSYDYKASSDQLRVTVKNENGDALVEKLEYKIMETRIELLWEKLIIGFEVK, from the coding sequence ATGAAATTACAACACAAATCATTAGTCTTTTTTTTCTCACTTTTAATGAGCACTTTTTCTTTTGCACAAAAAAAAGTAGCTAGTCCAGCTGAAACCGTAACAGGAAAAATTAATGGTGCCACAATTACAATTAAATACGGAAGTCCATCTGTAAAAGGAAGAGCTATTTGGGGAGCATTAGTACCATATGACAAAGTTTGGAGAGCTGGAGCGAATGATGCAACTACTTTTGAAACAGATAAAGCTATTTCTATAGAAGGAAAACAATTACCAGCTGGCAAATATTCTTTTTTTGTAATACCAAATGAAAAGGAAAGTATTGTCATTTTTAACAAAGAAGCCAAACAATGGGGATCATATGATTATAAAGCCAGTAGTGATCAATTAAGAGTTACTGTTAAAAATGAAAATGGTGATGCATTAGTAGAAAAATTAGAATACAAAATTATGGAAACCCGAATCGAATTACTTTGGGAAAAGTTAATCATAGGATTTGAGGTAAAATAA
- a CDS encoding DUF294 nucleotidyltransferase-like domain-containing protein — MNTIAERIADFLKEYPPFDNLTFNELSEIASNIRVINLEKHQTLFQINDTLHESFYVVASGTINLSVISDAEETLLNKCHQGDIFGLRPFFAKNNYMMTAKAREESIIYAIPISTFRPFVANNSLVLNFLLESFAATSRYASDKDNYGGKLISDNVFYPDQQSEIQYFQSLTYNTSPITTTAQTIIKDIAQLMTEEIVNNVLICENNLPIGIVTDRDMRSKVATGRYLITDTIDKIMDSPVITVVENVSLAEAQLLMLKHNVTHLCVTIDGTTQSVVKGIISEHDLIIAQASNPGVMIKEIKRSLAAKDLKQIRERLTDLVQNSIYKNIPLYHVANIASEINLAIVKRSVELSILDLGSPPARFVWLSIGSQGRKEQLLYTDQDSMLVFEDVPSEKYRDVKDYFIKLAKRTTATLEKVGYQLCAQNHMASNLQWCKSLSDWIKQYNSWMNTPGENSNDMSSIFFDYELVFGDDKLEEAISNVVLQNAKNNTLFFDFLGNDVLRKNAPLTFFKKFITEEDSLNRNKFDIKTRALMPLIDGARLFALHYNLKGINNTYLRFKQLAITDPKNEEIYLNCADAFITLSKYRTIEGLRNDDSGQYISITDMSKLEKDKLKAALYPMKELEELIKGKFKLTQFS; from the coding sequence ATGAATACAATTGCTGAACGCATTGCTGATTTTCTAAAAGAGTACCCACCTTTTGATAATTTAACTTTTAATGAACTATCTGAAATTGCCTCGAATATTCGTGTAATCAATCTTGAAAAGCATCAAACGTTATTTCAAATTAACGATACACTTCATGAAAGCTTTTATGTCGTTGCATCTGGAACAATTAATTTATCTGTAATTTCAGATGCAGAAGAAACACTTTTAAATAAATGCCATCAGGGAGATATTTTTGGTTTAAGACCGTTCTTTGCCAAAAATAATTATATGATGACTGCTAAAGCTCGCGAAGAAAGCATTATTTATGCTATTCCAATTAGTACATTTAGACCTTTTGTAGCTAATAACTCTTTGGTTTTAAACTTTTTACTGGAAAGTTTTGCAGCAACTTCTAGATATGCAAGTGACAAAGATAATTATGGCGGTAAGTTAATATCTGATAATGTGTTTTATCCTGATCAGCAGTCTGAAATTCAATACTTTCAATCTTTAACTTATAATACTTCTCCAATTACAACTACTGCACAAACTATAATAAAAGATATCGCGCAGTTAATGACAGAAGAGATTGTAAATAATGTGCTTATTTGTGAAAATAATTTGCCTATAGGTATAGTTACTGATCGCGATATGCGTTCAAAGGTTGCTACCGGAAGGTATTTGATAACGGACACCATTGACAAAATAATGGATTCTCCAGTTATTACTGTTGTAGAAAATGTATCGCTAGCTGAAGCTCAGTTACTTATGCTAAAACATAATGTTACGCACCTGTGTGTTACAATAGATGGAACAACTCAATCTGTTGTAAAAGGCATTATTTCTGAACACGACTTAATCATCGCACAAGCTAGTAACCCTGGTGTAATGATTAAAGAAATTAAGAGATCATTAGCTGCAAAAGATTTAAAACAAATCCGTGAACGTCTTACTGATTTAGTTCAAAATTCAATTTATAAAAATATACCATTATATCATGTTGCTAATATTGCAAGTGAAATTAATTTAGCTATTGTTAAGCGAAGTGTTGAATTATCTATTTTAGATTTAGGCTCCCCTCCTGCTCGTTTTGTTTGGTTAAGTATTGGTAGCCAAGGCAGAAAAGAACAATTATTATATACTGATCAAGACAGTATGCTTGTGTTTGAAGATGTACCGTCAGAAAAATATCGCGACGTAAAAGACTATTTTATAAAATTGGCTAAACGTACTACCGCAACCTTAGAGAAAGTAGGTTATCAGTTGTGTGCACAAAATCATATGGCCAGTAATTTGCAATGGTGTAAATCACTATCCGATTGGATTAAGCAATATAATAGTTGGATGAATACACCAGGGGAAAACAGTAACGATATGAGTAGTATCTTTTTTGACTATGAGTTAGTGTTTGGAGATGATAAACTCGAAGAAGCGATTAGTAATGTGGTGCTTCAAAATGCTAAAAACAATACGCTGTTTTTTGATTTTTTAGGGAATGATGTTTTAAGAAAGAATGCTCCTTTGACTTTTTTCAAAAAATTTATAACTGAGGAAGACTCTTTAAATCGAAATAAATTTGATATAAAAACACGTGCGCTAATGCCTTTAATTGATGGAGCACGTTTGTTTGCATTGCATTACAACTTGAAAGGAATTAATAATACTTATCTAAGATTCAAACAGCTTGCTATAACGGATCCTAAAAATGAAGAGATTTATTTAAATTGTGCCGATGCATTTATAACATTGTCTAAATATAGAACAATTGAAGGTTTAAGAAATGATGATTCCGGCCAATACATCTCAATAACGGATATGTCTAAGCTAGAAAAAGACAAGTTAAAAGCTGCTTTATACCCAATGAAAGAATTAGAAGAACTAATTAAAGGTAAATTTAAACTTACGCAATTTTCATAA
- a CDS encoding 3'-5' exonuclease yields the protein MLDWLKNINKDYPDFWKNYLSKFDSKSNKFIVFSTETSGMNPSKDVILSIGSFAIEDNSISIGDSFEAVLLQYKYFHDNGLSNEFIVDSKMKKLVEMDAIQMFVDFIGNSILIGHHIDFDVEMIDAALDKLGCGRLKNQALDVDVMYRKLNDITDKQFSLDELCALHKIPKSDRNSSSEDAYRIALLFLKLKNKLDLNF from the coding sequence ATGTTAGATTGGCTAAAAAATATCAATAAAGATTATCCTGATTTTTGGAAAAATTACTTGTCTAAATTTGATAGTAAATCAAATAAATTCATAGTTTTTTCAACAGAAACATCTGGTATGAATCCTAGTAAAGATGTTATTTTATCTATAGGATCTTTTGCTATTGAAGATAATAGTATTTCCATTGGGGACAGTTTTGAGGCAGTTTTGTTACAATACAAATATTTTCATGATAATGGTTTATCAAATGAATTTATTGTAGATAGCAAAATGAAGAAACTCGTTGAAATGGATGCTATTCAGATGTTTGTTGATTTTATTGGTAATTCAATTCTTATTGGTCACCATATCGATTTTGATGTAGAAATGATTGATGCTGCATTGGATAAATTAGGCTGTGGTCGCTTAAAAAATCAAGCACTTGATGTAGATGTGATGTATAGAAAACTTAACGATATTACTGATAAGCAGTTTTCTTTGGACGAGCTTTGTGCATTGCATAAAATTCCAAAAAGTGATAGGAATTCATCTTCGGAAGATGCTTATCGCATCGCACTTTTGTTTTTGAAGTTAAAAAATAAATTAGATTTAAATTTTTAA
- a CDS encoding 4'-phosphopantetheinyl transferase superfamily protein — protein sequence MIGNDIVDLVQARLQSNWKRKGFAEKIFTQKEQELIFSSKNPENMVWNLWTRKESAYKIFNRSTNIRAFIPHLIECNLGSEEFDTVTIEKQIYYTQTVINEESIYTIAVSNKKYFSEILPLSNDVCFEKENGIPFLTDSVTNKKNPISITHHGRYWKGIMLKI from the coding sequence ATGATTGGAAACGACATTGTAGATTTAGTCCAAGCGCGTTTGCAAAGTAATTGGAAACGAAAAGGATTTGCAGAAAAAATATTTACTCAAAAAGAACAAGAGTTAATTTTTTCATCCAAAAATCCTGAAAATATGGTTTGGAATCTTTGGACTAGAAAAGAATCTGCATACAAAATTTTTAATCGAAGTACAAATATTCGGGCTTTTATACCTCACTTAATTGAATGCAATCTTGGCAGTGAAGAATTCGACACGGTAACTATTGAGAAGCAAATTTACTACACTCAAACAGTTATAAATGAAGAATCTATTTATACAATAGCTGTTAGCAACAAAAAATATTTCTCAGAAATACTTCCATTATCGAATGATGTTTGTTTTGAAAAAGAAAATGGTATTCCATTTTTAACCGATAGTGTAACAAATAAAAAAAATCCCATTTCAATTACTCATCATGGAAGATATTGGAAAGGAATAATGTTAAAAATTTAA
- a CDS encoding acyl carrier protein has protein sequence MNTNQDNRIEELKKIIKPYVQNQEAIETLTKETDFIKDLQINSANLVDIVLDIEEKYEIVIDNPSMERMINVKAALEIIDAKLNE, from the coding sequence ATGAATACAAATCAAGACAATAGAATTGAAGAACTTAAAAAAATCATTAAGCCTTACGTTCAAAATCAAGAAGCAATAGAGACTTTAACTAAAGAAACTGATTTTATAAAAGATTTACAAATTAATTCCGCCAATTTAGTTGACATTGTTTTGGACATCGAAGAAAAGTATGAAATTGTTATTGACAACCCATCAATGGAGCGAATGATAAATGTAAAAGCAGCTCTAGAAATTATAGATGCAAAACTAAACGAATAG
- a CDS encoding beta-ketoacyl synthase — translation MKRRVVITGLGVVAPNGVGVQAFTEAIKNGTSGIKHDPQLEKLAFSCQISGKPIVSDELALEYFTPLELRNFKASGILYGVIAGMEAWKNAGLPIETNEIPDWDSGTIFGTGTSGIDKFRESIYKIDDLQTRRLGSTAVAQTMNSGVSAYLGGKLGLGNQVTTNSSACTTGAESILMGFERIQAGLAKRMLVGSTSDSGPYIWGGFDAMKVCTFKYNDNPEQGSRPLSASASGFVPSSGAGALVIEDLESALERGATIYGEIMGGNCNSGGQRGQGSMTAPNGIAVQKCIKDALENGGITAGELDSINGHLTATSKDAFEIENWCTALDLKGKDFPYINSLKSMVGHCLSAAGSIECVATVLQLHNDFIFPNINCEDLNPDILDLIDTTKIPQIAILKKMKYIAKASFGFGDVNACIIFKKWNSNF, via the coding sequence ATGAAAAGAAGAGTGGTTATTACTGGTCTAGGAGTAGTTGCTCCAAATGGAGTAGGAGTCCAAGCTTTTACCGAAGCCATCAAAAATGGTACTTCAGGAATTAAGCATGACCCTCAGTTAGAAAAGTTGGCTTTTTCTTGTCAAATATCTGGAAAACCTATTGTTTCTGATGAGTTAGCACTTGAGTATTTTACTCCATTAGAACTTAGAAATTTTAAGGCTTCTGGAATTTTATATGGAGTTATTGCTGGAATGGAAGCATGGAAAAATGCTGGACTTCCCATAGAAACAAATGAAATACCCGACTGGGACAGCGGAACTATTTTTGGCACTGGAACATCTGGAATTGATAAATTTAGAGAAAGCATTTATAAAATTGATGACTTGCAAACCCGTCGTTTGGGTAGTACAGCTGTAGCCCAAACTATGAATAGTGGTGTAAGCGCCTATCTTGGTGGTAAATTGGGATTAGGAAATCAAGTAACAACTAATTCATCTGCATGTACAACGGGTGCTGAAAGTATTTTAATGGGATTTGAGCGGATTCAAGCAGGTTTAGCCAAGCGCATGTTAGTTGGTAGTACAAGTGATTCTGGTCCTTACATTTGGGGAGGTTTTGACGCAATGAAGGTTTGTACTTTCAAGTATAATGATAACCCAGAACAAGGTTCAAGACCTTTATCTGCATCGGCTTCTGGATTTGTGCCAAGCAGTGGAGCAGGAGCTTTAGTTATTGAAGATTTAGAATCTGCTTTAGAGAGAGGTGCAACCATTTATGGAGAAATTATGGGAGGGAATTGTAATTCTGGTGGACAAAGAGGACAAGGTTCTATGACGGCTCCAAACGGTATTGCAGTTCAAAAATGCATAAAAGATGCCTTAGAAAATGGTGGTATTACTGCAGGAGAATTAGATTCGATTAATGGTCATTTAACAGCGACCTCTAAAGATGCATTTGAAATTGAAAATTGGTGTACTGCATTGGATTTAAAAGGTAAAGATTTTCCATATATAAATTCATTAAAATCAATGGTTGGACATTGTCTTTCAGCAGCTGGTAGTATCGAGTGTGTTGCTACAGTTTTACAATTGCATAATGATTTTATTTTTCCAAATATAAATTGTGAAGATTTAAACCCTGACATTCTAGATTTAATAGATACGACAAAAATTCCGCAAATTGCAATACTAAAAAAAATGAAGTATATTGCTAAAGCAAGTTTTGGCTTTGGAGATGTTAATGCATGTATAATTTTTAAAAAATGGAATTCTAATTTCTAA
- a CDS encoding 3-hydroxyacyl-ACP dehydratase FabZ family protein, whose amino-acid sequence MGSQEIISKLPYRKPFLFVDTIIDVNENTIKGSYRYEENLDFYKGHFVDNPVTPGVILTETMAQIGVVCLGIFILNDNFTKESVIALTSSEIDFLKPVFPGETVTVFSEKIYFRFGKLKCKIWMENEKQEIVCRGIISGMIK is encoded by the coding sequence ATGGGATCACAAGAAATTATATCCAAATTACCCTACAGAAAACCTTTTTTGTTTGTAGATACCATTATTGATGTTAATGAAAATACCATTAAGGGTAGTTATAGATATGAAGAAAATTTGGATTTTTATAAAGGGCATTTTGTAGACAATCCGGTAACTCCTGGCGTTATTTTGACCGAAACTATGGCGCAAATTGGTGTCGTGTGCTTGGGAATTTTTATTCTAAATGATAACTTTACAAAAGAAAGTGTAATTGCTTTAACATCAAGTGAAATTGATTTTTTAAAACCTGTTTTTCCAGGTGAAACCGTAACTGTCTTTTCTGAAAAAATATATTTCCGTTTTGGTAAGTTAAAATGCAAAATATGGATGGAAAATGAAAAACAAGAAATAGTTTGTAGAGGAATTATTTCTGGAATGATTAAATAA